A region of Candidatus Binatia bacterium DNA encodes the following proteins:
- the queG gene encoding tRNA epoxyqueuosine(34) reductase QueG: MRERLREAALALGFSAAGFASAEPHEHRARAAAWIAEGRHGTMRWMARQVERRGDPSALLPGAKTVISVAAGYYRGDWPAKDGAPRGAVARYAWGRDYHKRMKRRLVRLGRTLVALVPGAGWTTAVDARPFLDRAFAERAGIGWIGKNTSVIRKTAGSWCFLGAIVTDIALPPDAPARNYCGTCARCIGACPTGAITAPYRLDARRCISYLTIEHDGPIPLEMRPQIGTRIFGCDDCQEVCPWNRFAVPSADPDFAERPDQQAPELIPLLGMDGPAFRKRFEGTALLRAGRDRFVRNVAVALGNAGDPRAIPALERAAGQDPNANVRDHARWALARLRGDTR, translated from the coding sequence CTGCGGGAGAGACTTCGGGAAGCGGCTCTGGCGCTTGGGTTTTCCGCGGCCGGATTCGCCTCGGCCGAGCCGCACGAGCACCGGGCGCGCGCCGCCGCCTGGATCGCCGAGGGGCGCCACGGCACCATGCGCTGGATGGCGCGCCAAGTCGAGCGCCGGGGCGATCCGTCGGCCCTCCTCCCCGGCGCGAAGACGGTGATCTCCGTGGCCGCCGGCTACTACCGCGGCGACTGGCCCGCCAAGGACGGCGCCCCACGCGGCGCCGTGGCCCGCTATGCCTGGGGACGCGACTACCACAAGCGGATGAAGCGCCGGCTGGTCCGCCTCGGGCGCACGCTCGTGGCCCTCGTCCCCGGCGCGGGCTGGACCACCGCGGTGGACGCGCGCCCCTTCCTCGACCGCGCCTTCGCCGAGCGCGCGGGGATCGGCTGGATCGGGAAGAACACGAGCGTGATCCGAAAGACGGCGGGCTCCTGGTGCTTCCTCGGAGCGATCGTGACCGACATCGCGCTTCCTCCCGACGCTCCGGCGCGCAACTACTGCGGCACCTGCGCCCGCTGCATCGGCGCCTGTCCCACCGGCGCCATCACCGCGCCCTACCGCCTCGACGCCCGGCGCTGCATCAGCTACCTCACGATCGAGCACGACGGACCGATCCCCCTCGAGATGCGGCCGCAGATCGGGACCCGCATCTTCGGCTGCGACGATTGCCAGGAGGTCTGCCCCTGGAACCGCTTCGCCGTTCCGAGCGCCGATCCCGACTTCGCGGAGCGCCCCGACCAACAGGCGCCCGAGCTGATCCCTTTGCTCGGCATGGACGGCCCCGCCTTCCGGAAACGGTTCGAGGGCACGGCGCTCCTTCGCGCCGGCCGGGACCGCTTCGTCCGGAACGTCGCGGTCGCGCTCGGAAACGCCGGCGACCCCCGCGCCATCCCCGCGCTGGAGCGCGCGGCGGGCCAGGACCCGAACGCGAACGTGCGCGACCACGCGCGCTGGGCGCTGGCGCGTCTGCGTGGAGATACGCGATAA